The window TAATTTTGTGATAATCTGAGTAATTCAACACGGCATATCACATATGGGAAACCAGTGACACTTTGACACGACGACTATTGCATTGTGATAACAGGGGCATGGAAGCAGAGGGTGAGTTTCTACAGGGGAAGCGGGGGAGCACTAAGCCCGGTGGGGGAAGGCACTTCACATTGAATCCAGCCTAGAATTTGTCACTTTGTCAGAAAGGGAGATACTTTTCCTATCTTGCTGGAAATCTTAAACCCAAGTCTGCATCACGTTCTTCAAGactttaactgctttttcttcaaatatgtGAGCTTCCTGCTAATCTTTTCTAGCTCTTGATTTCCCTATACAATTTAACAGAAAGGCAACCCCTTCCCACTCACGcgacaggaaaaaaaaaaaaaaaaaaaaaaaaaaaagattgcagtAGACTTTGGACTGCTTTGGACCGCAGTTTCTGTGCGCATTAAGTCCCTGCCTTGCAGGCAACACAAACTATAATGGAATTATTTCCATATGGAATCATCAAGGCATACTCTCCTTCGTGAACTTCAAAACTGCAGATAATACAATGGTAATACTGGGAGACTAAAGAAAATCAATACCAGAGAATTTCGAAGAGATTGCTGTGGAAACATCAGAGTGACAGCAGTATTGGCCCAGCCCGCGTTAAACGACGCGTGGTAACCCACTGCGCCCTTTCCGCGCTCGCACACCGCAGCGTGCTCCCACGCAGGCCGAACCGAGCCGTGCGCAAGGTGCCTAACCTCTCCTCCGGCCGGGAGCGCCATGCGGACAAGGGCTGTCCCGGCACCCGCGAACAAAGAGCAGGCGGGTCGGCCCGCCTCACCTCGCTGCCGCTCCCCGCGCTCCCCCGCTCGTGCCCTGCCGTACCCCGTGCCGGCGCGCCTGGCTGTTGAGAGCTCGCACCCAAGCTCGCTGCCACTGTTCCCGTAGGGACCTGAGGGCGAGGAGGGCCGCGAGCAGCGCCCGGGCCCCGGCCTCCTCCCCCGCCGCTCCGCGACGCCGTAGCGCTCGCAGGGCCGTGGACCGCCAGtactgcagcagccaggccgCCACGGTGAGCAGCGAGGCGGCGAAGAGCAGCACCAGCGCGGCCCAGCCCAGGTCCGGCCCCATGGCACAGAGCGCGGCGCTCACGGCGGCGCGGCGGGCATGGCGGGCGggccgcggcgctgccccgcTCGCGGCACCGGGTGCACGTggccccgccgcagccccgcggcACCGCACGCGCACCCGCCGCCGCCTCTCTCCTTCCGGCGCGGCGGTGCGCGCGCGCCCCCCGCGGCCCGGCGGCGCCGCCCGAGTCGCGGCgcagcccccgcccgccgctccgCCCCGTGCCTGCGGGCGGGCTGTGGCACCCGCTCTGAACGGCCAGGAGACCTCACGGCTGCTGCCGCGAGCCTTCTCTTCCGGGAGACTGAAACAGCACAGCAGCGATCTGAAAGCCCAGGTCCCCACCGGCTTTCCGACCTTCGATTAACGACGCTTTTCTCCTTCACGTCACGCTCTTTTCTGCTGGGAGTCACTACCCCGTTCCCACCAGGCACGCAGGACACAGCAGCAAGGCAGAACCTTTCCGTTCGTCTGCTCCCGATTGTGCCAGTCTCGCCGTGGAGGGCAAGTGACACGAGTTTTGATCACCTCCCGACAGTCACAACCCAAAGTAGCAGCGGCCTCTGGCCAGACATGCTCCCCTGCgcctctgtgctgtgctttcctCTCCGGCAGTACCCATGTGCCCGCCTCAAAGTTGATTTAAGGTTTACAAAATCACTTTTGCATATGTGCAATAGACAGCAGAGCAGAAGTGGCATCtcaacacagcagcagctccttagGTGGCCATAAAGCCAACAGAAAAATCAGATAAAGCCATCAGAAACTATTTCAGATTGCCATACAGGTGCAGGGCACGTAATAGTTCTTCCTGCGGCTACCGGACTTTCTGCTGCGTCTCCCCCTCGGCTCACCGACTCCCGCCTGAATGAACAGAACAGTGAATGGACATTGAGCCTatcctgccttcccctccccaccccccaaaaatgccccgAGGGCGCAACAGCAGTTACAGATTCCCTGACAATCAAAAATCTCCAGTAAGgtattttactgaattttccCGACATCTGAGGAAACACGTGAGGAAACGAACCCGACGGCCTCTCACTTTTCCGCTCTCGCGCATTCTGCGCCTCGGTAACATGGCTCGCCGCCCCGCCGGCCGGCGGTGACTGCGCTGGCCGGGGCTCGCCCACAGCCGCCCGGCAGCGCggctccccagagctgggcagaagGCGGTTCCGGCCGGGAAGCGGCGGAGCCGCCCCTCACTCAGCGCTGCCGCGGACCCGGCCGCCCACCCTCCGCTGGGGCTCACCCGCTCTCCGCATGGCAGGAAGTGACGTACCTGTGAAACGGAGGGGCCAAGGTGGCCATGGCTGTTGCGGGCACTGCGGGGTGGAGCCCGTGGCTGGGCCGTCCCCGGGCGAGTGCTGCTCGCGGCGCAGAGTTTTGGAGGAACCTCGCGGAGGAGGAGTAGCACCGGGGACAGGCCCCGCCACACGGCCTCAGCGCGGCTGAAACCGCTACCGATCCCGGCCGTCGTAcgagcagagctctgtgccgGCAGGAAGCTCATGCCAGGGCCAAAGATGGCGCCCCCGCCCCCAATAGGCCGCGAGGGCCCCGCGCATCCGGCGCCGTCCGCGTAGCGCCGGGCCGGGAAGGCGCTGGGCAGCGCCCCCGCCCGGCCTCGCTCCGCGCCCTTGGCAAGGGCAGCACCCGCCGCGGCCATGGCGGCCTGGCCCGCCGTGCCCCTCCTCATCAACCTCGGCGGGTCGCTGCTGGGCTTCGCGGCCACGCTCACGCTGATCCCGGCCTTCACGGACCACTTCCTCGCCGCGCGGCTCTTCGGGGAGGACCTCAACAAGACCTCAAGGCGGCCCGTGTGAGTAGCGCTGCCCCACGGAGCTgccccgcggggccggcccAGGCACGGCTGACTCCCCCACTCTACTTTCCAGCCCCGAAGCACAGGGCGTGATCAGCGGTGCCGTGTTCCTGATCATCCTCTTCTGCTTCATCCCCGTGCCCTTTCTGAGATGTTTTGTGGAGGAGCAGTGCGTGGCCTTTCCTCACGACGAGGTGAGGCTCGTCTAGTGCTGCAAGCAtggcaggcaggggcagggaatGGCCACCGGTGACCGGGGTCCTGTTCTCTGTCCTGCAGTTCGTGGAGCTCATCGGTTCGCTCCTTGCCATCTGCTGCATGGTTTTCCTGGGCTTTGCAGATGACGTTCTGGACCTGCGCTGGCGCCACAAATTGCTTCTTCCTACCATGGCTTCCCTCCCACTGCTCATGGTTTACTTCACCAACTTTGGGAACACGACCATTGTGGTGCCTAAGCCCTTCCGTGTGCTGCTGGGCATGCACTTGAACCTGGGTAAGTTATGAATCACTAGAACCCGTCATCAATGTGGCAAACAGTCAGTGCAAGGGATCACATGAAGCACTTCgtgctgcagagggagcaggcTAAGGATTTGCTTAAGTAACCAGTAAGAGAGTGGCGCTCAACCCACTAAACGTTAAGCTGGAAAGAACATCCAGAAACCCAGCACACATTCAGCTGCGCATAGACAGACACCAATCATTTTGCCACGATCCTGGCAATACAGGCGAGTACTGGGGTGCACAGCACATGGCTGATAACACCAGGATGTTAGAAAGACAGAAACCGCACTACAGCTGGCCGCCGTGTCACAGCAGTTTGCCACAGTCACAGTTCATGTAGACATCACGGCCAGTTCGTAAGAGAGGAAGCAATCTTGTCTGTAAGCTACCACTATCAAAACTCACTGAGATTGTCAGGCAAATTGGTTGTCATATAAAGCAAGAAATGAGAGCTTCAGTGAATTGGTCTAGGGCCTGCTTTGCCTCCAAATACTGATGCATTTGGCTTGCTCTGATCTGCAGGTATCCTCTACTACGTGTACATGGGTATGCTAGCAGTGTTCTGCACTAACGCCATCAACATTCTTGCCGGAATTAATGGAATTGAAGCAGGACAGTCACTGGTGATAGCTGCTTCCATTATCATATTCAATATTGTAGAGCTAAATGGTAAGGAAAATAACAAACATTTGTgggcaaaaaaagcaaagggagATTGAATTCTAGATTTCAATAGCTGGTATTACTAAAAATGAACCAGTCTTGTCTTATCACAAacacatgtttttcttttttctatagGGGATTATCGAGATGatcacattttttctctctacttcatgattccttttttttttaccacgCTGGGCCTATTTTACCACAACTGGTAAGAGGATAGACATTCAGAATTTGTTTGGAAGCATCCTTTCCCTCTAGTTTCTCCCTTTttgaacaaacaaaaccacttaACCACGTGCAGGTGTGGAATGCTGGAGTGTAGAAAGGCTTCTTGCCAGAACCAACAACACAAAGCATGGATGGAGTAGTAGCTTTTCTTTGTATTAGAACAATTACAGTCACACCAGCTCACCCAAACACGCAGAATACATTCTCTCCTGTGCCTCACTGGCTGTCTTTTCATAGAAAATATTCTGGAAGTCAAGTGGTGGGTCCCAGTCCTGCAATTCTTAGAATAAATACCTACAATTGTTTTTACTGCGTAGATCTGTTGCAGATCCCCATTGGCCCCTGATCTGCAATGTGGGCATACATTCAGTGGTTAAAAGTAGTCATTTTTGTGGCAATAGCAGTCGTGTCAGACCTTTGCTTTTCTGCTCCATGGATTGCAGGTACCCATCTCGAGTGTTTGTTGGGGATACCTTCTGCTACTTTGCTGGCATGACCTTTGCTGTGGTGGGGATCTTGGGACACTTCAGCAAAACAATGCTGCTCTTTTTCATCCCGCAAGTACTCAACTTCCTCTATTCATTGCCTCAGCTCTTCCACGTCATTCCTTGCCCTCGTCACCGGCTACCGAGGTAACGTACCAAGTGACCTATAGTGGTACTACAGGTTGTGTCTTTTACCTCCAACACCAGCTGAGAAAGGTGGTGGAAGGTGCTCTTTTTAAAAGCCATCAAAGtatgttttctctttaaaagacAGCAGATCACTCTGCCAGCTACAGTCAGATCATACAGTAGAGGTTTCTCAAAGAAGTGCACATTTCTGACCAGCCCACCCCTCAGATGATTTTTAACAAGGTTAGACTATGATGATTCTAACTTACAAGATCAAAATTGACACACGCTGCTTTTAATGCTGCGGCAGTGGGATCTGCTAAGATTTCATAGTAGCAAGCATTCTGTAGCACTATGCCACATCAGCAGTTCTCTCTGCAGTTGTTagattcttctgttttattctttaaacTACATAACATATATTGGGGGTGCAATGGGAAGCAATCTTCTTTGCCCTACTTGAGGGGCTAGATACCAGCAGCTATTTTTAAGTGCATTAAGGTTATTCCTGTTTCTTCCACCACTGGATTTCTTTCTCAGCTATGGATCTAAGTCTGCTTACAAAGTGATCTCTCTATCTCCTTGTTGTGTCTGGactaaattttaaatgtttcttttaggCTTAATCCTAGTACAGGGAAGTTGGAGATGAGCTACTCCAAATTCAAAACTAGGAACCTCTCTGTCCTGGGAACAAGTATTCTGAAGGTAATTTGTGGAAAACATTCAAAATTCAGATGCATTTTGAGGCAGTCATCAAGTGCAAGAGAAACAGGGTGGGAAAAAATATAGAACTTCTGGGTTCAATAGTTACTGCCTGGCTCAAATCTGGAAGAAAGTCTGTTACCATCTCTCACAGTCACTCGATTGTGTTAAAAATCAGTCTTTCAGTATAACCACACATAGAAGTGCCCCAGGACCATCATAAGTCTGTCCTGTCTTTTCAGTAAGAGCACAAC is drawn from Vidua chalybeata isolate OUT-0048 chromosome 23, bVidCha1 merged haplotype, whole genome shotgun sequence and contains these coding sequences:
- the DPAGT1 gene encoding UDP-N-acetylglucosamine--dolichyl-phosphate N-acetylglucosaminephosphotransferase isoform X1, whose product is MAAWPAVPLLINLGGSLLGFAATLTLIPAFTDHFLAARLFGEDLNKTSRRPVPEAQGVISGAVFLIILFCFIPVPFLRCFVEEQCVAFPHDEFVELIGSLLAICCMVFLGFADDVLDLRWRHKLLLPTMASLPLLMVYFTNFGNTTIVVPKPFRVLLGMHLNLGILYYVYMGMLAVFCTNAINILAGINGIEAGQSLVIAASIIIFNIVELNGDYRDDHIFSLYFMIPFFFTTLGLFYHNWYPSRVFVGDTFCYFAGMTFAVVGILGHFSKTMLLFFIPQVLNFLYSLPQLFHVIPCPRHRLPRLNPSTGKLEMSYSKFKTRNLSVLGTSILKVVKILHVVDVRSGTDEDGEYTECNNMTLINFVIKLIGPTHERNLTLLLLLIQVLGSTIAFSIRYQLVRLFYDV
- the DPAGT1 gene encoding UDP-N-acetylglucosamine--dolichyl-phosphate N-acetylglucosaminephosphotransferase isoform X2, translating into MAAWPAVPLLINLGGSLLGFAATLTLIPAFTDHFLAARLFGEDLNKTSRRPVPEAQGVISGAVFLIILFCFIPVPFLRCFVEEQCVAFPHDEFVELIGSLLAICCMVFLGFADDVLDLRWRHKLLLPTMASLPLLMVYFTNFGNTTIVVPKPFRVLLGMHLNLGILYYVYMGMLAVFCTNAINILAGINGIEAGQSLVIAASIIIFNIVELNGDYRDDHIFSLYFMIPFFFTTLGLFYHNWYPSRVFVGDTFCYFAGMTFAVVGILGHFSKTMLLFFIPQVLNFLYSLPQLFHVIPCPRHRLPRLNPSTGKLEMSYSKFKTRNLSVLGTSILKVVKILHVVDVRSGTDEDGEYTECNNMTLINFVIKLIGPTHERNLTLLLLLIQI